Proteins co-encoded in one Gadus morhua chromosome 6, gadMor3.0, whole genome shotgun sequence genomic window:
- the LOC115546033 gene encoding kinesin-like protein KIF2A isoform X1, producing the protein MASCFGKIVVGTYVEIKRSDGRIHQAMVTSLNEDNESVTVEWIENGDTKGKEIDLESIFALNADLAPEEEMAPSPDTPPPPTPSSVKINKIAKNRRTIAPSKIEAPSRDNRVVTTRARAAQPPQPEPAPAPPPPAQQPAQPTPAQTAQQLQNESSPRPLTRKEFGQLSRRKSNCVKEVEKLQEKRERRRIQQQELREKRAQEVDTTIPNYEIMYMIRDFRASLDYRPLTTADLIEEHRICVCVRKRPLNKKELTMKDLDVITIPSKDVVMVHEPKQKVDLTRFLENQTFRFDYTFDDSTTNEMVYRFTARPLVETIFERGMATCFAYGQTGSGKTHTMGGDFSGKNQDCAKGVYALAARDVFVMLKKPNHKKLDLQVYATFFEIYSGKVFDLLNHKTKLRVLEDGKQQVQVVGLQEKDVKCTEDVLKLIEIGNSCRTSGQTSANAHSSRSHAVFQIILRRKGKMHGKFSLIDLAGNERGADTSSADRQTRLEGAEINKSLLALKECIRALGLNKPHTPFRASKLTQVLRDSFIGENSRTCMIATISPGMTSCENTLNTLRYANRVKEFGISPSDIPFSQQGGQGSRPDHSPTNTFDYDDFVATSPSRVKELTVDANQVMEGVRPNIHVVNQMELLDEDWLSSSPQRDDLKLLCEQNGEEMSPQLYTFHEAVSQMGEMEEQVLEDHRAVFQESIRWLEDEKVLLEMTEEVDYDVDTYATQLEQILDQKIDILTELRDKVKSFRSALQDEEQASKQINPKRPRAV; encoded by the exons GGCGAATACACCAGGCCATGGTGACCTCCCTGAACGAGGACAACGAGAGCGTCACCGTGGAGTGGATAGAAAATGGCGACACAAAAGGGAAAGAG ATTGACTTGGAGAGTATATTTGCACTAAATGCAGATTTGGctccggaggaggagatggcACCGAGCCCAGATACGCCACCTCCTCCCACACCTTCGTCCGTCAAAATCAACAAAATCGCAAAG AATCGGCGGACGATCGCGCCTTCCAAGATTGAAGCTCCATCCAGGGATAACCGAG TGGTGACGACCAGGGCCCGGGCAGCACAGCCTCCGCAGCCAGAGCCAGCCccggccccaccccccccagcccagcagCCTGCCCAGCCAACCCCAGCTCAGACCGCCCAGCAGCTGCAgaatg AGTCCTCACCTCGCCCTCTAACCAGAAAGGAGTTTGGACAGCTTT CGAGGCGGAAATCGAACTgcgtgaaggaggtggagaagctgCAGGAGAAGAGGGAGCGACGGCGGATCCAGCAGCAGGAGCTCAGGGAGAAGAGGGCACAG GAGGTGGATACTACCATCCCCAACTATGAGATCATGTACATGATTAGAGATTTCAGAGCCAGCTTGGATTACCGGCCTCTGACCACCGCAGATCTG ATTGAAGAGCAcagaatatgtgtttgtgtgaggaaaCGTCCGCTCAACAAGAAGG AGTTGACCATGAAGGACCTGGACGTGATCACCATTCCCAGTAAAGACGTCGTGATGGTGCACGAACCCAAGCAGAAGGTGGACCTCACACGCTTCCTGGAGAACCAAACGTTCCGCTTCGACTACACCTTCGATGACAGCACCACCAACGAGATGGTCTACAG GTTCACCGCCCGGCCGCTGGTGGAGACCATCTTTGAGAGGGGCATGGCCACTTGCTTTGCCTATGGACAGACGGGAAGTGGAAAAACACAT ACTATGGGAGGCGATTTCTCTGGAAAGAACCAGGATTGTGCAAAGGGAGTTTATGCATTAGCTG CACGGGACGTGTTTGTCATGTTGAAGAAACCCAACCACAAAAAGCTAGATCTACAAGTGTACGCAACCTTCTTTGAAATCTACAGCGGCAAG GTATTCGACCTGCTGAACCATAAGACTAAGCTGAGGGTCCTGGAGGACGGGAAACAGCAGGTCCAAGTGGTCGGCCTTCAGGAGAAGGACGTCAAATGCACAGAAGACGTCCTCAAACTGATAGAGATCGGCAACAGCTGCAG AACGTCGGGGCAGACGTCGGCCAACGCCCACTCGTCGCGTAGCCACGCCGTCTTCCAGATCATCCTGCGACGGAAGGGCAAGATGCACGGCAAGTTCTCCCTCATCGACCTGGCGGGGAACGAGCGCGGCGCCGACACGTCCAGCGCCGACCGGCAGACCCGCCTGGAGGGCGCCGAGATCAACAAGAGCCTGCTGGCGCTCAAG GAGTGCATCAGGGCGCTGGGCCTCAACAAGCCCCACACCCCGTTCAGAGCCAGTAAACTCACACAGGTCCTCAGAGACTCCTTCATCGGGGAGAACTCGCGCACATGCATG ATTGCAACCATCTCTCCCGGCATGACTTCCTGTGAGAATACGCTAAACACACTACGCTACGCCAACAG AGTCAAGGAGTTCGGGATTAGCCCCTCAGACATCCCCTTCTCCCAGCAGGGCGGCCAGGGCAGTCGCCCTGACCACTCGCCCACCAATACCTTTGACTATGATGACTTTGTCGCCACCTCCCCTAGCAG GGTGAAGGAGCTCACTGTGGACGCTAACCAGGTGATGGAGGGGGTCCGACCCAACATCCATGTGGTCAACCAGATGGAGCTGCTGGACGAGGACTGGCTGAGCAGCTCGCCCCAGAGGGATGACCTCAAACTGCTCTGTGAGCAGAAC GGGGAGGAGATGTCCCCTCAGCTGTACACCTTCCACGAGGCCGTGTCTCagatgggggagatggaggagcaggTCCTGGAAGACCACCGGGCTGTTTTCCAG gagtcCATCCGGTGGCTGGAGGATGAGAAGGTGCTGCTGGAGATGACAGAGGAGGTGGACTATGACGTGGACACCTATGCCACCCAACTGGAGCAGATCCTAGACCAGAAGATAGACATTCTCACCGAACTCCGAG acaaaGTGAAGTCATTCCGCTCAGCACTCCAGGACGAAGAGCAAGCCAGTAAGCAGATAAATCCCAAAAGGCCACGTGCTGTGTAG
- the LOC115546033 gene encoding kinesin-like protein KIF2A isoform X2, with protein sequence MASCFGKIVVGTYVEIKRSDGRIHQAMVTSLNEDNESVTVEWIENGDTKGKEIDLESIFALNADLAPEEEMAPSPDTPPPPTPSSVKINKIAKNRRTIAPSKIEAPSRDNRVVTTRARAAQPPQPEPAPAPPPPAQQPAQPTPAQTAQQLQNARRKSNCVKEVEKLQEKRERRRIQQQELREKRAQEVDTTIPNYEIMYMIRDFRASLDYRPLTTADLIEEHRICVCVRKRPLNKKELTMKDLDVITIPSKDVVMVHEPKQKVDLTRFLENQTFRFDYTFDDSTTNEMVYRFTARPLVETIFERGMATCFAYGQTGSGKTHTMGGDFSGKNQDCAKGVYALAARDVFVMLKKPNHKKLDLQVYATFFEIYSGKVFDLLNHKTKLRVLEDGKQQVQVVGLQEKDVKCTEDVLKLIEIGNSCRTSGQTSANAHSSRSHAVFQIILRRKGKMHGKFSLIDLAGNERGADTSSADRQTRLEGAEINKSLLALKECIRALGLNKPHTPFRASKLTQVLRDSFIGENSRTCMIATISPGMTSCENTLNTLRYANRVKEFGISPSDIPFSQQGGQGSRPDHSPTNTFDYDDFVATSPSRVKELTVDANQVMEGVRPNIHVVNQMELLDEDWLSSSPQRDDLKLLCEQNGEEMSPQLYTFHEAVSQMGEMEEQVLEDHRAVFQESIRWLEDEKVLLEMTEEVDYDVDTYATQLEQILDQKIDILTELRDKVKSFRSALQDEEQASKQINPKRPRAV encoded by the exons GGCGAATACACCAGGCCATGGTGACCTCCCTGAACGAGGACAACGAGAGCGTCACCGTGGAGTGGATAGAAAATGGCGACACAAAAGGGAAAGAG ATTGACTTGGAGAGTATATTTGCACTAAATGCAGATTTGGctccggaggaggagatggcACCGAGCCCAGATACGCCACCTCCTCCCACACCTTCGTCCGTCAAAATCAACAAAATCGCAAAG AATCGGCGGACGATCGCGCCTTCCAAGATTGAAGCTCCATCCAGGGATAACCGAG TGGTGACGACCAGGGCCCGGGCAGCACAGCCTCCGCAGCCAGAGCCAGCCccggccccaccccccccagcccagcagCCTGCCCAGCCAACCCCAGCTCAGACCGCCCAGCAGCTGCAgaatg CGAGGCGGAAATCGAACTgcgtgaaggaggtggagaagctgCAGGAGAAGAGGGAGCGACGGCGGATCCAGCAGCAGGAGCTCAGGGAGAAGAGGGCACAG GAGGTGGATACTACCATCCCCAACTATGAGATCATGTACATGATTAGAGATTTCAGAGCCAGCTTGGATTACCGGCCTCTGACCACCGCAGATCTG ATTGAAGAGCAcagaatatgtgtttgtgtgaggaaaCGTCCGCTCAACAAGAAGG AGTTGACCATGAAGGACCTGGACGTGATCACCATTCCCAGTAAAGACGTCGTGATGGTGCACGAACCCAAGCAGAAGGTGGACCTCACACGCTTCCTGGAGAACCAAACGTTCCGCTTCGACTACACCTTCGATGACAGCACCACCAACGAGATGGTCTACAG GTTCACCGCCCGGCCGCTGGTGGAGACCATCTTTGAGAGGGGCATGGCCACTTGCTTTGCCTATGGACAGACGGGAAGTGGAAAAACACAT ACTATGGGAGGCGATTTCTCTGGAAAGAACCAGGATTGTGCAAAGGGAGTTTATGCATTAGCTG CACGGGACGTGTTTGTCATGTTGAAGAAACCCAACCACAAAAAGCTAGATCTACAAGTGTACGCAACCTTCTTTGAAATCTACAGCGGCAAG GTATTCGACCTGCTGAACCATAAGACTAAGCTGAGGGTCCTGGAGGACGGGAAACAGCAGGTCCAAGTGGTCGGCCTTCAGGAGAAGGACGTCAAATGCACAGAAGACGTCCTCAAACTGATAGAGATCGGCAACAGCTGCAG AACGTCGGGGCAGACGTCGGCCAACGCCCACTCGTCGCGTAGCCACGCCGTCTTCCAGATCATCCTGCGACGGAAGGGCAAGATGCACGGCAAGTTCTCCCTCATCGACCTGGCGGGGAACGAGCGCGGCGCCGACACGTCCAGCGCCGACCGGCAGACCCGCCTGGAGGGCGCCGAGATCAACAAGAGCCTGCTGGCGCTCAAG GAGTGCATCAGGGCGCTGGGCCTCAACAAGCCCCACACCCCGTTCAGAGCCAGTAAACTCACACAGGTCCTCAGAGACTCCTTCATCGGGGAGAACTCGCGCACATGCATG ATTGCAACCATCTCTCCCGGCATGACTTCCTGTGAGAATACGCTAAACACACTACGCTACGCCAACAG AGTCAAGGAGTTCGGGATTAGCCCCTCAGACATCCCCTTCTCCCAGCAGGGCGGCCAGGGCAGTCGCCCTGACCACTCGCCCACCAATACCTTTGACTATGATGACTTTGTCGCCACCTCCCCTAGCAG GGTGAAGGAGCTCACTGTGGACGCTAACCAGGTGATGGAGGGGGTCCGACCCAACATCCATGTGGTCAACCAGATGGAGCTGCTGGACGAGGACTGGCTGAGCAGCTCGCCCCAGAGGGATGACCTCAAACTGCTCTGTGAGCAGAAC GGGGAGGAGATGTCCCCTCAGCTGTACACCTTCCACGAGGCCGTGTCTCagatgggggagatggaggagcaggTCCTGGAAGACCACCGGGCTGTTTTCCAG gagtcCATCCGGTGGCTGGAGGATGAGAAGGTGCTGCTGGAGATGACAGAGGAGGTGGACTATGACGTGGACACCTATGCCACCCAACTGGAGCAGATCCTAGACCAGAAGATAGACATTCTCACCGAACTCCGAG acaaaGTGAAGTCATTCCGCTCAGCACTCCAGGACGAAGAGCAAGCCAGTAAGCAGATAAATCCCAAAAGGCCACGTGCTGTGTAG
- the LOC115546033 gene encoding kinesin-like protein KIF2A isoform X3, whose protein sequence is MASCFGKIVVGTYVEIKRSDGRIHQAMVTSLNEDNESVTVEWIENGDTKGKEIDLESIFALNADLAPEEEMAPSPDTPPPPTPSSVKINKIAKNRRTIAPSKIEAPSRDNRVVTTRARAAQPPQPEPAPAPPPPAQQPAQPTPAQTAQQLQNESSPRPLTRKEFGQLSRRKSNCVKEVEKLQEKRERRRIQQQELREKRAQEVDTTIPNYEIMYMIRDFRASLDYRPLTTADLIEEHRICVCVRKRPLNKKELTMKDLDVITIPSKDVVMVHEPKQKVDLTRFLENQTFRFDYTFDDSTTNEMVYRFTARPLVETIFERGMATCFAYGQTGSGKTHTMGGDFSGKNQDCAKGVYALAARDVFVMLKKPNHKKLDLQVYATFFEIYSGKVFDLLNHKTKLRVLEDGKQQVQVVGLQEKDVKCTEDVLKLIEIGNSCRTSGQTSANAHSSRSHAVFQIILRRKGKMHGKFSLIDLAGNERGADTSSADRQTRLEGAEINKSLLALKECIRALGLNKPHTPFRASKLTQVLRDSFIGENSRTCMIATISPGMTSCENTLNTLRYANRVKELTVDANQVMEGVRPNIHVVNQMELLDEDWLSSSPQRDDLKLLCEQNGEEMSPQLYTFHEAVSQMGEMEEQVLEDHRAVFQESIRWLEDEKVLLEMTEEVDYDVDTYATQLEQILDQKIDILTELRDKVKSFRSALQDEEQASKQINPKRPRAV, encoded by the exons GGCGAATACACCAGGCCATGGTGACCTCCCTGAACGAGGACAACGAGAGCGTCACCGTGGAGTGGATAGAAAATGGCGACACAAAAGGGAAAGAG ATTGACTTGGAGAGTATATTTGCACTAAATGCAGATTTGGctccggaggaggagatggcACCGAGCCCAGATACGCCACCTCCTCCCACACCTTCGTCCGTCAAAATCAACAAAATCGCAAAG AATCGGCGGACGATCGCGCCTTCCAAGATTGAAGCTCCATCCAGGGATAACCGAG TGGTGACGACCAGGGCCCGGGCAGCACAGCCTCCGCAGCCAGAGCCAGCCccggccccaccccccccagcccagcagCCTGCCCAGCCAACCCCAGCTCAGACCGCCCAGCAGCTGCAgaatg AGTCCTCACCTCGCCCTCTAACCAGAAAGGAGTTTGGACAGCTTT CGAGGCGGAAATCGAACTgcgtgaaggaggtggagaagctgCAGGAGAAGAGGGAGCGACGGCGGATCCAGCAGCAGGAGCTCAGGGAGAAGAGGGCACAG GAGGTGGATACTACCATCCCCAACTATGAGATCATGTACATGATTAGAGATTTCAGAGCCAGCTTGGATTACCGGCCTCTGACCACCGCAGATCTG ATTGAAGAGCAcagaatatgtgtttgtgtgaggaaaCGTCCGCTCAACAAGAAGG AGTTGACCATGAAGGACCTGGACGTGATCACCATTCCCAGTAAAGACGTCGTGATGGTGCACGAACCCAAGCAGAAGGTGGACCTCACACGCTTCCTGGAGAACCAAACGTTCCGCTTCGACTACACCTTCGATGACAGCACCACCAACGAGATGGTCTACAG GTTCACCGCCCGGCCGCTGGTGGAGACCATCTTTGAGAGGGGCATGGCCACTTGCTTTGCCTATGGACAGACGGGAAGTGGAAAAACACAT ACTATGGGAGGCGATTTCTCTGGAAAGAACCAGGATTGTGCAAAGGGAGTTTATGCATTAGCTG CACGGGACGTGTTTGTCATGTTGAAGAAACCCAACCACAAAAAGCTAGATCTACAAGTGTACGCAACCTTCTTTGAAATCTACAGCGGCAAG GTATTCGACCTGCTGAACCATAAGACTAAGCTGAGGGTCCTGGAGGACGGGAAACAGCAGGTCCAAGTGGTCGGCCTTCAGGAGAAGGACGTCAAATGCACAGAAGACGTCCTCAAACTGATAGAGATCGGCAACAGCTGCAG AACGTCGGGGCAGACGTCGGCCAACGCCCACTCGTCGCGTAGCCACGCCGTCTTCCAGATCATCCTGCGACGGAAGGGCAAGATGCACGGCAAGTTCTCCCTCATCGACCTGGCGGGGAACGAGCGCGGCGCCGACACGTCCAGCGCCGACCGGCAGACCCGCCTGGAGGGCGCCGAGATCAACAAGAGCCTGCTGGCGCTCAAG GAGTGCATCAGGGCGCTGGGCCTCAACAAGCCCCACACCCCGTTCAGAGCCAGTAAACTCACACAGGTCCTCAGAGACTCCTTCATCGGGGAGAACTCGCGCACATGCATG ATTGCAACCATCTCTCCCGGCATGACTTCCTGTGAGAATACGCTAAACACACTACGCTACGCCAACAG GGTGAAGGAGCTCACTGTGGACGCTAACCAGGTGATGGAGGGGGTCCGACCCAACATCCATGTGGTCAACCAGATGGAGCTGCTGGACGAGGACTGGCTGAGCAGCTCGCCCCAGAGGGATGACCTCAAACTGCTCTGTGAGCAGAAC GGGGAGGAGATGTCCCCTCAGCTGTACACCTTCCACGAGGCCGTGTCTCagatgggggagatggaggagcaggTCCTGGAAGACCACCGGGCTGTTTTCCAG gagtcCATCCGGTGGCTGGAGGATGAGAAGGTGCTGCTGGAGATGACAGAGGAGGTGGACTATGACGTGGACACCTATGCCACCCAACTGGAGCAGATCCTAGACCAGAAGATAGACATTCTCACCGAACTCCGAG acaaaGTGAAGTCATTCCGCTCAGCACTCCAGGACGAAGAGCAAGCCAGTAAGCAGATAAATCCCAAAAGGCCACGTGCTGTGTAG
- the LOC115546033 gene encoding kinesin-like protein KIF2A isoform X4, which produces MASCFGKIVVGTYVEIKRSDGRIHQAMVTSLNEDNESVTVEWIENGDTKGKEIDLESIFALNADLAPEEEMAPSPDTPPPPTPSSVKINKIAKNRRTIAPSKIEAPSRDNRVVTTRARAAQPPQPEPAPAPPPPAQQPAQPTPAQTAQQLQNARRKSNCVKEVEKLQEKRERRRIQQQELREKRAQEVDTTIPNYEIMYMIRDFRASLDYRPLTTADLIEEHRICVCVRKRPLNKKELTMKDLDVITIPSKDVVMVHEPKQKVDLTRFLENQTFRFDYTFDDSTTNEMVYRFTARPLVETIFERGMATCFAYGQTGSGKTHTMGGDFSGKNQDCAKGVYALAARDVFVMLKKPNHKKLDLQVYATFFEIYSGKVFDLLNHKTKLRVLEDGKQQVQVVGLQEKDVKCTEDVLKLIEIGNSCRTSGQTSANAHSSRSHAVFQIILRRKGKMHGKFSLIDLAGNERGADTSSADRQTRLEGAEINKSLLALKECIRALGLNKPHTPFRASKLTQVLRDSFIGENSRTCMIATISPGMTSCENTLNTLRYANRVKELTVDANQVMEGVRPNIHVVNQMELLDEDWLSSSPQRDDLKLLCEQNGEEMSPQLYTFHEAVSQMGEMEEQVLEDHRAVFQESIRWLEDEKVLLEMTEEVDYDVDTYATQLEQILDQKIDILTELRDKVKSFRSALQDEEQASKQINPKRPRAV; this is translated from the exons GGCGAATACACCAGGCCATGGTGACCTCCCTGAACGAGGACAACGAGAGCGTCACCGTGGAGTGGATAGAAAATGGCGACACAAAAGGGAAAGAG ATTGACTTGGAGAGTATATTTGCACTAAATGCAGATTTGGctccggaggaggagatggcACCGAGCCCAGATACGCCACCTCCTCCCACACCTTCGTCCGTCAAAATCAACAAAATCGCAAAG AATCGGCGGACGATCGCGCCTTCCAAGATTGAAGCTCCATCCAGGGATAACCGAG TGGTGACGACCAGGGCCCGGGCAGCACAGCCTCCGCAGCCAGAGCCAGCCccggccccaccccccccagcccagcagCCTGCCCAGCCAACCCCAGCTCAGACCGCCCAGCAGCTGCAgaatg CGAGGCGGAAATCGAACTgcgtgaaggaggtggagaagctgCAGGAGAAGAGGGAGCGACGGCGGATCCAGCAGCAGGAGCTCAGGGAGAAGAGGGCACAG GAGGTGGATACTACCATCCCCAACTATGAGATCATGTACATGATTAGAGATTTCAGAGCCAGCTTGGATTACCGGCCTCTGACCACCGCAGATCTG ATTGAAGAGCAcagaatatgtgtttgtgtgaggaaaCGTCCGCTCAACAAGAAGG AGTTGACCATGAAGGACCTGGACGTGATCACCATTCCCAGTAAAGACGTCGTGATGGTGCACGAACCCAAGCAGAAGGTGGACCTCACACGCTTCCTGGAGAACCAAACGTTCCGCTTCGACTACACCTTCGATGACAGCACCACCAACGAGATGGTCTACAG GTTCACCGCCCGGCCGCTGGTGGAGACCATCTTTGAGAGGGGCATGGCCACTTGCTTTGCCTATGGACAGACGGGAAGTGGAAAAACACAT ACTATGGGAGGCGATTTCTCTGGAAAGAACCAGGATTGTGCAAAGGGAGTTTATGCATTAGCTG CACGGGACGTGTTTGTCATGTTGAAGAAACCCAACCACAAAAAGCTAGATCTACAAGTGTACGCAACCTTCTTTGAAATCTACAGCGGCAAG GTATTCGACCTGCTGAACCATAAGACTAAGCTGAGGGTCCTGGAGGACGGGAAACAGCAGGTCCAAGTGGTCGGCCTTCAGGAGAAGGACGTCAAATGCACAGAAGACGTCCTCAAACTGATAGAGATCGGCAACAGCTGCAG AACGTCGGGGCAGACGTCGGCCAACGCCCACTCGTCGCGTAGCCACGCCGTCTTCCAGATCATCCTGCGACGGAAGGGCAAGATGCACGGCAAGTTCTCCCTCATCGACCTGGCGGGGAACGAGCGCGGCGCCGACACGTCCAGCGCCGACCGGCAGACCCGCCTGGAGGGCGCCGAGATCAACAAGAGCCTGCTGGCGCTCAAG GAGTGCATCAGGGCGCTGGGCCTCAACAAGCCCCACACCCCGTTCAGAGCCAGTAAACTCACACAGGTCCTCAGAGACTCCTTCATCGGGGAGAACTCGCGCACATGCATG ATTGCAACCATCTCTCCCGGCATGACTTCCTGTGAGAATACGCTAAACACACTACGCTACGCCAACAG GGTGAAGGAGCTCACTGTGGACGCTAACCAGGTGATGGAGGGGGTCCGACCCAACATCCATGTGGTCAACCAGATGGAGCTGCTGGACGAGGACTGGCTGAGCAGCTCGCCCCAGAGGGATGACCTCAAACTGCTCTGTGAGCAGAAC GGGGAGGAGATGTCCCCTCAGCTGTACACCTTCCACGAGGCCGTGTCTCagatgggggagatggaggagcaggTCCTGGAAGACCACCGGGCTGTTTTCCAG gagtcCATCCGGTGGCTGGAGGATGAGAAGGTGCTGCTGGAGATGACAGAGGAGGTGGACTATGACGTGGACACCTATGCCACCCAACTGGAGCAGATCCTAGACCAGAAGATAGACATTCTCACCGAACTCCGAG acaaaGTGAAGTCATTCCGCTCAGCACTCCAGGACGAAGAGCAAGCCAGTAAGCAGATAAATCCCAAAAGGCCACGTGCTGTGTAG